The proteins below come from a single Erinaceus europaeus chromosome 20, mEriEur2.1, whole genome shotgun sequence genomic window:
- the HEPACAM gene encoding hepatic and glial cell adhesion molecule isoform X4, whose translation MKRERGALSTASSALHLTPLVYLLLIQTEPLEGVNITSPVRLIHGTVGKSALLSVQYSSTSSDKPVVKWQLKRDKPVTVVQSIGTEVIGTLRLDYRDRIRLFENGSLLLSDLQLADEGTYEVEISITDDTFTGEKTINLTVDVPISRPQVLVASTTVLELSEAFTLNCSHENGTKPSYTWLKDGKPLLNDSRMLLSPDQKVLTITRVLMDDDDLYSCVVENPISQGRSLPIKITVYRRSSLYIILSTGGIFLLVTLVTVCACWKPSKKSRKKRKLEKQSSLEYMDQSEERLKAEDTLPRSGEQERKNPMALYILKDKDPPELEDKPAPEPRSAVESSPPGYSVSTVPGRSPGLPIRSARRYPRSPVRSPTTGWTHTSPPRAPSSPGGPRSASRSLRTAGVHLIREQDEAGPVEISA comes from the exons AGCCCCTGGAGGGGGTGAACATCACCAGCCCAGTGCGCCTGATCCATGGCACTGTGGGAAAGTCAGCCCTGCTCTCAGTGCAGTATAGCAGCACCAGCAGTGACAAGCCTGTGGTGAAGTGGCAGCTGAAGCGGGACAAGCCAGTGACTGTGGTGCAGTCCATTGGCACCGAGGTCATTGGCACCCTGCGCCTCGACTACCGGGACCGCATCCGCCTCTTTGAGAACGGCTCCCTGCTTCTCAGTGACCTGCAGCTGGCAGACGAGGGCACTTATGAGGTGGAGATCTCCATCACCGATGACACTTTCACCGGGGAAAAGACTATCAACCTCACTGTGGATG tgcccattTCAAGGCCACAGGTGTTGGTGGCTTCAACCACAGTCCTGGAACTCAGTGAGGCCTTCACCCTGAACTGCTCACATGAAAATGGCACCAAGCCCAGCTACACCTGGCTGAAGGATGGCAAGCCCCTCCTCAACGACTCGAGGATGCTGCTGTCCCCTGATCAGAAGGTGCTCACCATCACCCGAGTGCTCATGGATGACGATGACCTGTACAGCTGTGTGGTGGAGAACCCCATTAGCCAGGGCCGCAGCCTGCCCATCAAGATCACTGTGTACA gAAGAAGCTCCCTCTACATCATCTTGTCCACAGGTGGCATCTTCCTCCTAGTGACCTTAGTGACCGTCTGTGCCTGCTGGAAACCCTCCAAAAAGTCTAG GAAGAAGAGGAAGCTAGAGAAGCAGAGCTCCCTGGAGTACATGGATCAGAGCGAGGAGCGTCTGAAAGCAGAAG ACACCCTGCCCAGAAGTGGAGAGCAGGAACGTAAGAACCCCATGGCGCTCTACATCCTGAAGGACAAG GACCCACCGGAGCTCGAGGATAAACCCGCCCCAGAGCCTCGGAGCGCAGTGGAGTCCAGCCCACCCGGCTACTCTGTATCCACTGTCCCAGGTCGCTCGCCGGGCCTGCCCATCCGCTCAGCCCGCCGCTACCCGCGCTCCCCAGTGCGCTCGCCCACCACCGGCTGGACGCACACGTCACCGCCCCGGGCCCCAAGCTCTCCAGGCGGCCCACGCAGCGCTTCGCGCTCACTGCGGACTGCGGGCGTGCACCTGATCCGCGAGCAGGACGAGGCGGGCCCAGTGGAGATCAGCGCCTGA
- the HEPACAM gene encoding hepatic and glial cell adhesion molecule isoform X1 yields MKRERGALSTASSALHLTPLVYLLLIQTEPLEGVNITSPVRLIHGTVGKSALLSVQYSSTSSDKPVVKWQLKRDKPVTVVQSIGTEVIGTLRLDYRDRIRLFENGSLLLSDLQLADEGTYEVEISITDDTFTGEKTINLTVDVPISRPQVLVASTTVLELSEAFTLNCSHENGTKPSYTWLKDGKPLLNDSRMLLSPDQKVLTITRVLMDDDDLYSCVVENPISQGRSLPIKITVYRRSSLYIILSTGGIFLLVTLVTVCACWKPSKKSRKKRKLEKQSSLEYMDQSEERLKAEGELPAAHSPIPSPLRSVGCWEKAGLGDKQASSAGPLPPPTTRRLQSRERCSQADTLPRSGEQERKNPMALYILKDKDPPELEDKPAPEPRSAVESSPPGYSVSTVPGRSPGLPIRSARRYPRSPVRSPTTGWTHTSPPRAPSSPGGPRSASRSLRTAGVHLIREQDEAGPVEISA; encoded by the exons AGCCCCTGGAGGGGGTGAACATCACCAGCCCAGTGCGCCTGATCCATGGCACTGTGGGAAAGTCAGCCCTGCTCTCAGTGCAGTATAGCAGCACCAGCAGTGACAAGCCTGTGGTGAAGTGGCAGCTGAAGCGGGACAAGCCAGTGACTGTGGTGCAGTCCATTGGCACCGAGGTCATTGGCACCCTGCGCCTCGACTACCGGGACCGCATCCGCCTCTTTGAGAACGGCTCCCTGCTTCTCAGTGACCTGCAGCTGGCAGACGAGGGCACTTATGAGGTGGAGATCTCCATCACCGATGACACTTTCACCGGGGAAAAGACTATCAACCTCACTGTGGATG tgcccattTCAAGGCCACAGGTGTTGGTGGCTTCAACCACAGTCCTGGAACTCAGTGAGGCCTTCACCCTGAACTGCTCACATGAAAATGGCACCAAGCCCAGCTACACCTGGCTGAAGGATGGCAAGCCCCTCCTCAACGACTCGAGGATGCTGCTGTCCCCTGATCAGAAGGTGCTCACCATCACCCGAGTGCTCATGGATGACGATGACCTGTACAGCTGTGTGGTGGAGAACCCCATTAGCCAGGGCCGCAGCCTGCCCATCAAGATCACTGTGTACA gAAGAAGCTCCCTCTACATCATCTTGTCCACAGGTGGCATCTTCCTCCTAGTGACCTTAGTGACCGTCTGTGCCTGCTGGAAACCCTCCAAAAAGTCTAG GAAGAAGAGGAAGCTAGAGAAGCAGAGCTCCCTGGAGTACATGGATCAGAGCGAGGAGCGTCTGAAAGCAGAAGGTGAGCTCCCGGCCGCCCACTCGCCCATCCCATCACCACTCAGATCAGTGGGCTGCTGGGAAAAGGCAGGACTAGGCGACAAGCAAGCCAGCTCTGCAGGGCCCCTTCCTCCACCAACCACACGAAGATTGCAGAGCAGGGAGAGGTGCAGCCAAG CAGACACCCTGCCCAGAAGTGGAGAGCAGGAACGTAAGAACCCCATGGCGCTCTACATCCTGAAGGACAAG GACCCACCGGAGCTCGAGGATAAACCCGCCCCAGAGCCTCGGAGCGCAGTGGAGTCCAGCCCACCCGGCTACTCTGTATCCACTGTCCCAGGTCGCTCGCCGGGCCTGCCCATCCGCTCAGCCCGCCGCTACCCGCGCTCCCCAGTGCGCTCGCCCACCACCGGCTGGACGCACACGTCACCGCCCCGGGCCCCAAGCTCTCCAGGCGGCCCACGCAGCGCTTCGCGCTCACTGCGGACTGCGGGCGTGCACCTGATCCGCGAGCAGGACGAGGCGGGCCCAGTGGAGATCAGCGCCTGA
- the HEPACAM gene encoding hepatic and glial cell adhesion molecule isoform X2, whose translation MKRERGALSTASSALHLTPLVYLLLIQTEPLEGVNITSPVRLIHGTVGKSALLSVQYSSTSSDKPVVKWQLKRDKPVTVVQSIGTEVIGTLRLDYRDRIRLFENGSLLLSDLQLADEGTYEVEISITDDTFTGEKTINLTVDVPISRPQVLVASTTVLELSEAFTLNCSHENGTKPSYTWLKDGKPLLNDSRMLLSPDQKVLTITRVLMDDDDLYSCVVENPISQGRSLPIKITVYRRSSLYIILSTGGIFLLVTLVTVCACWKPSKKSRKKRKLEKQSSLEYMDQSEERLKAEGELPAAHSPIPSPLRSVGCWEKAGLGDKQASSAGPLPPPTTRRLQSRERCSQDTLPRSGEQERKNPMALYILKDKDPPELEDKPAPEPRSAVESSPPGYSVSTVPGRSPGLPIRSARRYPRSPVRSPTTGWTHTSPPRAPSSPGGPRSASRSLRTAGVHLIREQDEAGPVEISA comes from the exons AGCCCCTGGAGGGGGTGAACATCACCAGCCCAGTGCGCCTGATCCATGGCACTGTGGGAAAGTCAGCCCTGCTCTCAGTGCAGTATAGCAGCACCAGCAGTGACAAGCCTGTGGTGAAGTGGCAGCTGAAGCGGGACAAGCCAGTGACTGTGGTGCAGTCCATTGGCACCGAGGTCATTGGCACCCTGCGCCTCGACTACCGGGACCGCATCCGCCTCTTTGAGAACGGCTCCCTGCTTCTCAGTGACCTGCAGCTGGCAGACGAGGGCACTTATGAGGTGGAGATCTCCATCACCGATGACACTTTCACCGGGGAAAAGACTATCAACCTCACTGTGGATG tgcccattTCAAGGCCACAGGTGTTGGTGGCTTCAACCACAGTCCTGGAACTCAGTGAGGCCTTCACCCTGAACTGCTCACATGAAAATGGCACCAAGCCCAGCTACACCTGGCTGAAGGATGGCAAGCCCCTCCTCAACGACTCGAGGATGCTGCTGTCCCCTGATCAGAAGGTGCTCACCATCACCCGAGTGCTCATGGATGACGATGACCTGTACAGCTGTGTGGTGGAGAACCCCATTAGCCAGGGCCGCAGCCTGCCCATCAAGATCACTGTGTACA gAAGAAGCTCCCTCTACATCATCTTGTCCACAGGTGGCATCTTCCTCCTAGTGACCTTAGTGACCGTCTGTGCCTGCTGGAAACCCTCCAAAAAGTCTAG GAAGAAGAGGAAGCTAGAGAAGCAGAGCTCCCTGGAGTACATGGATCAGAGCGAGGAGCGTCTGAAAGCAGAAGGTGAGCTCCCGGCCGCCCACTCGCCCATCCCATCACCACTCAGATCAGTGGGCTGCTGGGAAAAGGCAGGACTAGGCGACAAGCAAGCCAGCTCTGCAGGGCCCCTTCCTCCACCAACCACACGAAGATTGCAGAGCAGGGAGAGGTGCAGCCAAG ACACCCTGCCCAGAAGTGGAGAGCAGGAACGTAAGAACCCCATGGCGCTCTACATCCTGAAGGACAAG GACCCACCGGAGCTCGAGGATAAACCCGCCCCAGAGCCTCGGAGCGCAGTGGAGTCCAGCCCACCCGGCTACTCTGTATCCACTGTCCCAGGTCGCTCGCCGGGCCTGCCCATCCGCTCAGCCCGCCGCTACCCGCGCTCCCCAGTGCGCTCGCCCACCACCGGCTGGACGCACACGTCACCGCCCCGGGCCCCAAGCTCTCCAGGCGGCCCACGCAGCGCTTCGCGCTCACTGCGGACTGCGGGCGTGCACCTGATCCGCGAGCAGGACGAGGCGGGCCCAGTGGAGATCAGCGCCTGA
- the HEPACAM gene encoding hepatic and glial cell adhesion molecule isoform X3, whose amino-acid sequence MKRERGALSTASSALHLTPLVYLLLIQTEPLEGVNITSPVRLIHGTVGKSALLSVQYSSTSSDKPVVKWQLKRDKPVTVVQSIGTEVIGTLRLDYRDRIRLFENGSLLLSDLQLADEGTYEVEISITDDTFTGEKTINLTVDVPISRPQVLVASTTVLELSEAFTLNCSHENGTKPSYTWLKDGKPLLNDSRMLLSPDQKVLTITRVLMDDDDLYSCVVENPISQGRSLPIKITVYRRSSLYIILSTGGIFLLVTLVTVCACWKPSKKSRKKRKLEKQSSLEYMDQSEERLKAEADTLPRSGEQERKNPMALYILKDKDPPELEDKPAPEPRSAVESSPPGYSVSTVPGRSPGLPIRSARRYPRSPVRSPTTGWTHTSPPRAPSSPGGPRSASRSLRTAGVHLIREQDEAGPVEISA is encoded by the exons AGCCCCTGGAGGGGGTGAACATCACCAGCCCAGTGCGCCTGATCCATGGCACTGTGGGAAAGTCAGCCCTGCTCTCAGTGCAGTATAGCAGCACCAGCAGTGACAAGCCTGTGGTGAAGTGGCAGCTGAAGCGGGACAAGCCAGTGACTGTGGTGCAGTCCATTGGCACCGAGGTCATTGGCACCCTGCGCCTCGACTACCGGGACCGCATCCGCCTCTTTGAGAACGGCTCCCTGCTTCTCAGTGACCTGCAGCTGGCAGACGAGGGCACTTATGAGGTGGAGATCTCCATCACCGATGACACTTTCACCGGGGAAAAGACTATCAACCTCACTGTGGATG tgcccattTCAAGGCCACAGGTGTTGGTGGCTTCAACCACAGTCCTGGAACTCAGTGAGGCCTTCACCCTGAACTGCTCACATGAAAATGGCACCAAGCCCAGCTACACCTGGCTGAAGGATGGCAAGCCCCTCCTCAACGACTCGAGGATGCTGCTGTCCCCTGATCAGAAGGTGCTCACCATCACCCGAGTGCTCATGGATGACGATGACCTGTACAGCTGTGTGGTGGAGAACCCCATTAGCCAGGGCCGCAGCCTGCCCATCAAGATCACTGTGTACA gAAGAAGCTCCCTCTACATCATCTTGTCCACAGGTGGCATCTTCCTCCTAGTGACCTTAGTGACCGTCTGTGCCTGCTGGAAACCCTCCAAAAAGTCTAG GAAGAAGAGGAAGCTAGAGAAGCAGAGCTCCCTGGAGTACATGGATCAGAGCGAGGAGCGTCTGAAAGCAGAAG CAGACACCCTGCCCAGAAGTGGAGAGCAGGAACGTAAGAACCCCATGGCGCTCTACATCCTGAAGGACAAG GACCCACCGGAGCTCGAGGATAAACCCGCCCCAGAGCCTCGGAGCGCAGTGGAGTCCAGCCCACCCGGCTACTCTGTATCCACTGTCCCAGGTCGCTCGCCGGGCCTGCCCATCCGCTCAGCCCGCCGCTACCCGCGCTCCCCAGTGCGCTCGCCCACCACCGGCTGGACGCACACGTCACCGCCCCGGGCCCCAAGCTCTCCAGGCGGCCCACGCAGCGCTTCGCGCTCACTGCGGACTGCGGGCGTGCACCTGATCCGCGAGCAGGACGAGGCGGGCCCAGTGGAGATCAGCGCCTGA